A single window of Brassica napus cultivar Da-Ae unplaced genomic scaffold, Da-Ae ScsIHWf_244;HRSCAF=412, whole genome shotgun sequence DNA harbors:
- the LOC125601120 gene encoding uncharacterized protein LOC125601120: MLGPEIVEETTEKIRFLKEKMKEAQDRQKSYAYRRRKHIEFEVEDLVYLKMITFKGRAIVSGRRKLDPRYLGPFRIIERVGAVAYKLELPPAMDAFHNMFHVSQLRKCLSDQDIVLHEIPTDLGKNLTLETRPVRIVDRAEKTTRKKTIPMIKVVWEYNGKDVITWETEARMKAEYPEWYDQVVPKETHDEDSRTNPSQVGETSHVPSPR; the protein is encoded by the coding sequence atgttgggtcctgagataGTGGAAGAAACCACCGAGAAAATAAGGTTcttaaaggagaaaatgaaagaagcaCAGGATCGTCAAAAGAGTTATGCATATAGACGAAGGAAACATATTGAGTTTGAAGTTGAAGACTTGGTATATCTCAAGATGATCACATTCAAAGGGAGGGCTatagtttctggcagaagaaaactagaccctaggtacttgggtccgtTCAGAATCATAGAAAGAGTTGGGGCTGTGGCTTATAAGTTGGAACTGCCACCAGCCATGGATGCGTTCCACAACATGTTTCATGTGTCCCAACTCCGAAAATgtttgtctgatcaggacatagtcCTACACGAGATCCCTACAGATTTGGGTAAGAATCTGACTCTAGAGACGAGGCCGGTCCGCATAGTGGATCGAGCAGAAAagacaacaaggaagaagaccatTCCCATGATCAAGGTCGTGTGGGAATACAATGGCAAGGAtgtaatcacttgggaaacagaggcAAGGATGAAGGCCGAGTATCCTGAGTGGTATGATCAGGTGGTCCCCAAGGAAACACATGAtgaggattcgaggacgaatccatcccaagtgggggagacttctCATGTCCCCAGTCCGAGATAG